The following are from one region of the Strigops habroptila isolate Jane chromosome 22, bStrHab1.2.pri, whole genome shotgun sequence genome:
- the LOC115602814 gene encoding feather beta keratin: MSCYDLCRPCGPTPLANSCNVPCVRQCQDSRVIIEPSPVVVTLPGPILSSFPQNTTVGSTTSAAVGSILSEGGVPINSGGFSLSGLGGRYCGRRSLPC; this comes from the coding sequence ATGTCCTGCTACGACCTGTGCCGTCCCTGTGGGCCAACCCCActggccaacagctgcaatgtgccctgtgtcaggcagtgccaggaCTCCAGGGTCATCATTGAACCATCTCCCGTGGTGGTGACCCTGCCTGgacccatcctcagctccttcccccagaACACCACTGTGGGATCCACCACCTCCGCTGCCGTTGGCAGCATCCTGAGTGAGGGAGGAGTGCCCATCAACTCCGGGGGCTTCAGCCTCTCTGGCCTTGGTGGCCGCTACTGTGGCAGACGGAGCCTGCCCTGCTAA